A section of the Williamwhitmania sp. genome encodes:
- a CDS encoding type IV toxin-antitoxin system AbiEi family antitoxin, translating to MNTDNDVINKAVSAIEAIVELSHKIAVKGGANSKKVVIDGVVFTALVEDEITQTRKGLVMSRVSNVRYDSNDPFLVIAKYIPTTIAKELRQLKINYLDVSGNAYIQHLNFFIYIKGEKFVKPPMVNQTRAFQKAGLKMIFAFLLEPDCVNNTFRFIAESTGVSLASVGYVMKELESLNYVLETKNKRVLKNKVELLNRWIVAYHDVLRPSLVKKRMKFTSIESNNQWRNLPLKEVDDLTLWGGEPAAALVTGYLTPALYTIYTNSSWQHLAKELRLIPDDNGDVEILGFFGNIEENNKEMSIVPYLLVYADLIGSGNERNIETAKRIFDEKLQYIK from the coding sequence ATGAACACAGATAATGATGTTATAAATAAGGCAGTTAGTGCTATTGAAGCAATAGTGGAACTGTCTCATAAAATTGCGGTAAAAGGTGGCGCTAATAGTAAAAAAGTGGTAATTGATGGTGTTGTGTTTACTGCATTAGTAGAAGATGAAATAACCCAAACAAGAAAAGGTCTTGTTATGAGTAGGGTTAGTAATGTGAGATACGATAGCAATGATCCATTTCTTGTAATTGCAAAGTACATTCCTACCACAATAGCCAAAGAGTTGAGACAGCTGAAGATCAACTACCTTGACGTATCGGGAAATGCTTATATACAACATCTGAATTTCTTCATATACATTAAAGGAGAAAAGTTCGTAAAACCACCAATGGTTAATCAAACAAGAGCATTCCAGAAGGCTGGTTTGAAAATGATATTTGCTTTTTTATTGGAACCTGACTGTGTTAATAACACATTTCGTTTTATCGCTGAATCAACCGGGGTGTCCCTGGCATCGGTTGGGTATGTGATGAAAGAGCTGGAATCGCTAAACTACGTATTAGAGACTAAGAATAAACGGGTTCTTAAAAATAAAGTTGAACTGCTAAACCGTTGGATCGTGGCCTACCATGATGTCTTAAGGCCAAGTCTAGTCAAAAAAAGGATGAAGTTTACCAGTATAGAGAGCAACAACCAGTGGAGAAACTTACCTCTTAAAGAGGTTGATGATTTAACCTTGTGGGGAGGGGAACCTGCTGCTGCTTTGGTTACAGGGTATTTAACACCAGCGCTATATACTATTTACACAAATTCAAGTTGGCAGCATTTGGCAAAGGAACTCAGGCTAATTCCGGACGATAATGGAGATGTAGAGATTCTAGGTTTCTTCGGGAATATTGAAGAAAATAATAAAGAGATGTCAATTGTCCCCTATTTATTAGTTTATGCTGATTTAATAGGGAGCGGAAATGAACGAAACATAGAAACTGCAAAACGAATCTTTGATGAAAAACTACAATATATCAAGTGA